In the Setaria italica strain Yugu1 chromosome VI, Setaria_italica_v2.0, whole genome shotgun sequence genome, one interval contains:
- the LOC101778696 gene encoding zinc finger CCCH domain-containing protein 43-like has protein sequence MKNKWDKLKTDLTTWKKLMRKQTGAGWDIARGVIDMDDEWWKKARAEIPGCGKFRKKPLQNEEDLTVMFADITNDESDHWNPMSSNPIIPPTQEDVDNGHVNEVHDVPDDCDDDGVAWDETDEVQEVTPSPTILLANKRIPPAKKQRTGTAKVIQEQVTKIVESASSFTSKKLGEVTVQQVMDLVLECGAGYDTDEHYIATELFVKKDQREMFMTLPTNEIRFNWLRRKYNAKYGN, from the exons ATGAAGAACAAGTGGGATAAGTTGAAAACCGATTTAACGACTTGGAAGAAATTAATGAGGAAGCAAACGGGTGCGGGATGGGACATCGCAAGAGGTGTGATTGATATGGATGATGAGTGGTGGAAGAAGGCAAGGGCG GAGATTCCAGGTTGCGGCAAGTTTCGAAAAAAACCGTTGCAAAATGAGGAGGACTTGACAGTGATGTTTGCTGACATAACTAATGATGAAAGCGATCATTGGAATCCTATGAGCTCTAATCCCATCATACCACCAACACAAGAGGATGTTGACAACGGACATGTGAATGAGGTTCATGATGTCCCTGATGATTGTGACGATGACGGAGTTGCTTGGGATGAAACAGATGAGGTCCAAGAGGTTACTCCTTCTCCTACTATTTTGTTAGCAAACAAAAGAATTCCACcagcaaagaaacaaagaactgGAACAGCAAAAGTTATTCAGGAACAAGTAACTAAGATtgttgagtccgcttcctcTTTTACATCTAAAAAATTGGGTGAAGTAACTGTGCAACAAGTCATGGACCTTGTGTTGGAATGTGGGGCAGGGTATGATACAGATGAGCATTATATCGCCACagagttgtttgtgaagaaggaccAAAGGGAAATGTTCATGACCCTGCCAACAAACGAGATTAGATTTAATTGGCTTCGCAGAAAGTATAATGCCAAGTATGGCAATTGA